In Chthoniobacterales bacterium, a genomic segment contains:
- the gndA gene encoding NADP-dependent phosphogluconate dehydrogenase, which translates to MSKDLSDIGLVGLAVMGQNLALNIADHGFRISVFNRTTAKTEEFVKDHPGTPGALHPSLTLEDFVASIKRPRKIVILVQAGKATDAVIDSLIPLLDKGDIIIDGGNALWTDTVRREKELTDKGLRFIGSGVSGGEEGARFGPSLMPGGAESSWNELAPIWKAIAAKVDADTGKPLEGAKPGKPVEGGVPCTAYIGPNGAGHFVKMVHNGIEYGDMQLIGEAYNILRHGIGLSIDETQKAFASWNDGDLDSFLVEITKNILAVKDPVTGAPIVDVIMDRAGQKGTGKWTVADGLNAGIPISTISEAVFARCISALKEERVAASKILKGPGVRFPGDKKELVDAVRDSLYASKICSYAQGFALMRAVAAEQNWPLNFGEIAMIWRGGCIIRARFLQRIKEAFDRNRDLPNLLLDPYFKDVIERTQSNWRKIVSDAVLSGIPTPAFSASLAYFDSYRSERLPANLLQAQRDYFGAHTYERTDQPKGEFFHYDWVGDKQQHQV; encoded by the coding sequence ATGAGCAAAGACTTATCAGACATCGGGCTTGTCGGTTTGGCCGTGATGGGCCAGAACCTCGCTTTGAACATCGCCGATCACGGCTTCCGTATTTCCGTGTTCAACCGGACGACTGCGAAGACCGAGGAGTTCGTCAAGGATCACCCCGGAACACCCGGGGCGCTTCACCCCTCGCTGACGCTGGAAGATTTCGTGGCCTCCATCAAGCGCCCGCGCAAGATCGTCATTCTGGTCCAAGCAGGAAAGGCCACCGATGCGGTCATCGACAGTCTCATTCCGCTGCTCGACAAGGGCGACATCATCATCGACGGCGGCAATGCGCTTTGGACCGACACGGTGCGGCGCGAAAAAGAACTCACGGACAAAGGCCTGCGTTTCATCGGATCGGGAGTATCCGGCGGCGAAGAGGGCGCGCGTTTCGGCCCTTCGCTCATGCCGGGCGGGGCGGAGTCCTCGTGGAACGAACTGGCGCCGATCTGGAAAGCCATCGCGGCCAAAGTTGATGCGGATACCGGCAAGCCCCTCGAGGGCGCGAAGCCCGGCAAACCCGTCGAGGGCGGCGTGCCCTGCACTGCTTACATAGGACCGAACGGCGCGGGCCATTTCGTCAAGATGGTCCACAACGGCATCGAATACGGCGACATGCAGCTGATCGGAGAGGCCTACAACATACTGCGCCACGGGATCGGACTTTCCATCGACGAGACGCAAAAGGCCTTTGCTTCGTGGAACGACGGGGACCTTGATTCGTTTCTTGTCGAGATCACCAAGAACATCCTCGCGGTGAAAGATCCCGTGACGGGCGCGCCCATCGTCGATGTGATCATGGACCGCGCCGGGCAGAAAGGCACCGGCAAGTGGACCGTGGCAGACGGACTCAATGCCGGCATCCCGATTTCGACCATTTCGGAGGCTGTCTTCGCGCGCTGCATCAGCGCCCTCAAGGAAGAACGCGTGGCAGCGTCGAAGATCCTCAAGGGGCCCGGGGTGCGGTTCCCCGGCGACAAGAAGGAACTCGTCGATGCGGTGCGCGACTCGCTTTACGCCTCGAAGATTTGCTCCTATGCGCAGGGCTTCGCCCTGATGCGCGCGGTGGCCGCCGAGCAGAACTGGCCGCTGAATTTCGGCGAGATCGCCATGATCTGGCGCGGGGGCTGCATCATCCGCGCACGCTTTTTGCAGCGGATCAAAGAGGCCTTCGACCGCAACAGGGACCTGCCCAACCTCCTACTCGACCCTTATTTCAAGGACGTTATAGAGCGCACACAGTCCAACTGGCGCAAGATCGTCTCCGACGCGGTGCTCTCGGGCATTCCGACGCCGGCCTTCAGTGCGTCGCTGGCCTATTTCGACAGCTACCGCTCGGAGCGCCTTCCCGCGAACCTTCTCCAAGCCCAGCGCGATTATTTCGGCGCCCATACCTACGAACGCACGGACCAGCCCAAGGGGGAATTTTTCCACTACGACTGGGTCGGTGACAAACAACAGCACCAAGTCTGA
- a CDS encoding helix-turn-helix domain-containing protein: protein MKAKRSGRLMDAFIADLAKFCRSKHGRVTELAKHLGIAQPHVSAWLAGTQEPSGEHTLRIQAWIQAEGATPAQGRAVRVRAVKEPSVSPVAEETPVWLL, encoded by the coding sequence ATGAAAGCGAAAAGGAGCGGACGCCTCATGGACGCGTTCATTGCCGATCTCGCAAAGTTTTGCCGTTCCAAGCACGGGCGCGTGACCGAACTTGCCAAGCATCTCGGCATCGCCCAACCGCATGTATCCGCGTGGCTGGCCGGCACGCAGGAGCCTTCAGGCGAGCACACGCTTCGCATTCAGGCGTGGATCCAGGCGGAAGGTGCCACACCTGCACAGGGCCGCGCGGTCCGTGTGCGTGCGGTGAAAGAGCCTTCGGTCTCGCCCGTGGCGGAGGAGACGCCTGTCTGGTTGCTGTGA
- a CDS encoding iron-sulfur cluster-binding protein: protein MARQAIDTYVAELAPTVRNAVHQSTAATTSKRYQLLGEDYADADSLRKLAGSIRQHTLEHLDRYLAQAEESLSARGAKVHYAVTADDARRAVGDILKSAGITKVVKSKSMVTEEIHLNDYLAEQGVESIESDLGEYIVQIDGDHPSHIVRPIIHKTRGDIAKSFEREGLGDYNDDPETITRRARKFLRGKYLAAGAGITGANFVSAESGRLVLVTNEGNSRFCLAPTKIHIALVGIEKVVPSDADLAVLLNLLGRSATGQQLTVYTEFINGPRRKDRPSGPEEMHVIFVDNRRTEVLASNCREILRCIRCGACLNVCPVYRQASGHAYRSVYPGPVGAVLSPLLAGDKFKELADLPKASSLCGACNEVCPVDIPIPDLLLRLRDRAHKEHVPSPGTPPMAGFAILGSHPLVWRAAMTFGVAKDYLPLDKMPVPYLSSWLKKRTLPEWRGGKFRSWMKSRQARSRPDGGNGQ, encoded by the coding sequence ATGGCACGGCAGGCGATTGACACTTACGTAGCGGAGCTTGCTCCGACGGTCCGGAACGCGGTTCACCAGAGCACGGCGGCGACCACCTCCAAACGCTACCAGTTGCTCGGCGAAGATTACGCCGATGCGGACTCTTTGCGCAAATTGGCGGGCTCGATCCGCCAGCATACCCTCGAGCACCTCGACCGTTATCTCGCGCAGGCCGAGGAAAGCCTGTCTGCCCGAGGGGCCAAGGTGCATTACGCGGTGACGGCGGATGACGCGCGGCGCGCGGTCGGGGATATTCTCAAAAGTGCCGGCATTACCAAAGTCGTCAAATCCAAGAGCATGGTCACCGAGGAGATCCATCTCAACGACTACCTTGCCGAACAAGGTGTCGAATCGATCGAGAGCGACCTCGGTGAATACATCGTGCAGATCGACGGGGATCATCCCAGTCATATTGTCCGCCCCATCATCCACAAGACCCGCGGGGATATCGCAAAGAGCTTCGAGCGGGAAGGATTGGGGGACTACAATGACGATCCCGAAACGATCACGCGCCGCGCCCGCAAGTTTTTGCGCGGGAAATACCTCGCCGCCGGCGCGGGCATCACGGGCGCGAATTTCGTTTCGGCCGAATCCGGACGCCTCGTGTTGGTGACCAACGAAGGGAACTCGCGCTTCTGTCTCGCACCGACGAAAATTCATATCGCTCTCGTGGGCATCGAGAAAGTCGTTCCGTCCGACGCGGACCTCGCCGTTCTGCTCAATTTGCTCGGTCGCTCCGCCACCGGGCAGCAGCTCACGGTTTACACCGAGTTCATCAATGGTCCCCGGCGCAAAGACCGTCCTTCCGGGCCGGAGGAAATGCATGTCATCTTCGTCGACAACCGTCGCACCGAAGTCCTTGCCTCGAATTGCAGGGAAATCCTCCGCTGCATCCGCTGCGGGGCCTGCCTGAATGTCTGTCCCGTTTATCGCCAGGCATCCGGTCATGCCTACCGCAGCGTGTATCCCGGCCCGGTCGGCGCCGTCCTTTCCCCGCTTCTGGCCGGGGACAAATTCAAGGAACTCGCCGATTTGCCCAAGGCGTCGAGCCTTTGCGGCGCTTGCAACGAAGTTTGTCCGGTCGATATTCCGATCCCCGACCTGCTTCTGCGCCTTCGGGACCGCGCCCACAAAGAGCATGTGCCTTCGCCGGGCACGCCGCCCATGGCCGGTTTCGCCATCCTCGGCAGCCATCCGCTCGTCTGGCGCGCAGCCATGACTTTCGGCGTGGCGAAAGACTACCTTCCGCTCGATAAAATGCCCGTGCCTTATCTCAGCTCGTGGTTGAAAAAGCGCACGCTGCCGGAATGGCGCGGCGGAAAATTCCGGTCTTGGATGAAATCGCGCCAAGCCCGCAGCCGTCCTGACGGAGGCAATGGACAATGA
- a CDS encoding (Fe-S)-binding protein, protein MINLAARPKGKRVQLMATCLCDAFYDDVAKATVEVLEHAGCEVDFPENQTCCGQPAFNCGQWPAARSVMRHTAGVFAGTDPIVVPSGSCAAMMFHGSTLEFEGEKDRAAIEQVGGRTWELGDYLVNALGIKEWPGEFNAKIAFHRACHTRGTASGPAVLQLLQSIKGLEIVPFGEGEQCCGFGGTFSVSFPNVSTAMGELKLENIRAAHPDFIVSGDMSCLMHLGGLAEREGRPVKTLHFVQILRDALHKHHGTAGD, encoded by the coding sequence ATGATCAACCTAGCCGCCAGGCCCAAGGGAAAGCGTGTCCAATTGATGGCCACCTGCCTCTGCGATGCCTTTTACGATGACGTGGCCAAGGCAACCGTCGAGGTGCTTGAGCACGCGGGCTGCGAGGTCGATTTTCCCGAGAACCAGACGTGTTGCGGCCAGCCCGCTTTCAACTGCGGCCAGTGGCCCGCCGCACGAAGTGTCATGCGCCACACTGCAGGCGTTTTCGCCGGCACCGACCCGATAGTCGTCCCTTCAGGTTCGTGTGCGGCCATGATGTTCCATGGATCGACGCTGGAATTCGAAGGCGAGAAAGACCGCGCGGCAATCGAGCAAGTCGGCGGCCGCACGTGGGAGCTGGGCGATTACCTCGTTAATGCCCTTGGCATCAAGGAGTGGCCGGGTGAATTCAACGCCAAGATTGCTTTTCACCGCGCGTGCCACACCCGCGGCACGGCCAGCGGTCCGGCCGTCCTGCAACTTTTGCAGTCCATCAAAGGCCTCGAAATCGTGCCGTTCGGCGAAGGGGAGCAGTGCTGCGGCTTCGGTGGCACATTTTCCGTCAGCTTTCCCAACGTTTCCACCGCCATGGGCGAACTCAAGTTGGAAAACATCCGCGCCGCGCACCCCGATTTCATCGTCTCCGGCGACATGAGTTGCCTCATGCACCTCGGAGGGTTGGCCGAGCGCGAGGGACGGCCGGTCAAGACGCTGCATTTCGTCCAAATACTGCGCGACGCGCTGCACAAACATCATGGCACGGCAGGCGATTGA
- a CDS encoding rhamnulokinase, which yields MKKRVYLAADLGADSGRVMAGIFDGRKIMLEEMARFPTGGMLLPDGWHWDLLRIYADIRKGIAKAVAAHGNDVVSVSVDTWGVDYGLLDAGGRLLGMPWMYRDSRTDGAMEAVDALVNADELYRRTGIQPMFFNSIYQLFAETRQHPAAVKAATRLAFVPDLLTYWLGGEQTVERTIASTSGLLKAGAAEWDKELAEKLGIPAALLPPVSEPCTIAGNLRGDDGKPGKIKVVLCGSHDTASAVAGVPARGKNPLFISSGTWSLIGRELPDPIVTAATCAARFSNEQGLGGTTRFLKNVAGMWLLQECKRNWERGGEKLEYESIVAKAAGTKTDGFIDPDAPEFSRPCDMPAAIAAWLSKSGQNAPGSRAETTRIIFESLALKYRLLLRTMKQWMPDFPDTLHIVGGGSRNALLNQMTADAGGLRVLAGPSEATALGNVVAQMIACGDLASLDDGRDLIGRSFEIGEFTPRDTALWDDKAAKFDKVLSAS from the coding sequence ATGAAAAAACGTGTTTACCTGGCAGCCGATCTCGGCGCGGACAGCGGACGTGTGATGGCCGGAATTTTTGACGGCCGCAAAATCATGCTGGAGGAGATGGCGCGGTTTCCGACCGGCGGCATGCTTTTGCCCGACGGTTGGCACTGGGATCTGCTCCGGATTTACGCGGACATCCGCAAGGGAATCGCGAAAGCCGTGGCGGCGCACGGCAACGATGTTGTCTCCGTCTCGGTGGACACGTGGGGCGTCGATTACGGCTTGCTCGATGCGGGTGGAAGGCTCTTGGGAATGCCGTGGATGTATCGCGATTCACGCACCGACGGGGCCATGGAGGCGGTGGATGCCTTGGTGAATGCGGACGAACTTTACCGTCGCACGGGCATCCAGCCGATGTTCTTCAACTCGATTTACCAGTTGTTCGCCGAGACGCGGCAGCACCCGGCGGCGGTGAAAGCGGCAACGCGTCTCGCTTTTGTTCCGGATCTGCTGACTTACTGGCTCGGCGGCGAGCAAACCGTCGAGCGCACCATCGCCAGCACCTCGGGTTTGCTCAAGGCCGGTGCCGCGGAGTGGGACAAAGAACTTGCGGAAAAACTTGGTATTCCGGCTGCCCTTCTCCCGCCCGTGAGCGAACCCTGCACCATTGCGGGCAATCTGCGCGGCGATGATGGAAAGCCCGGCAAGATCAAGGTGGTCCTGTGCGGCAGCCATGACACCGCCTCCGCCGTGGCCGGGGTTCCGGCCCGCGGGAAGAACCCTTTGTTCATCAGTTCCGGAACTTGGTCGCTGATCGGGCGCGAACTTCCGGATCCTATCGTGACCGCAGCGACGTGTGCGGCGAGGTTTTCCAACGAGCAGGGGCTGGGTGGCACAACACGTTTCCTCAAGAACGTCGCCGGCATGTGGCTTCTGCAGGAATGCAAGCGCAATTGGGAGCGCGGGGGCGAGAAGCTCGAATACGAGTCCATCGTGGCCAAGGCTGCGGGCACGAAGACAGATGGCTTCATCGACCCGGACGCTCCCGAGTTTTCCCGTCCGTGCGACATGCCCGCTGCAATCGCCGCGTGGCTTTCCAAATCCGGGCAGAATGCGCCGGGCAGCCGCGCGGAAACGACGCGCATTATTTTCGAGAGTTTGGCGCTGAAATATCGTCTGCTCTTGCGCACGATGAAACAGTGGATGCCCGACTTTCCCGACACCCTGCATATCGTCGGCGGGGGATCGCGCAACGCGCTGCTCAACCAGATGACCGCCGATGCCGGCGGCCTGCGTGTTTTGGCGGGACCGTCTGAAGCCACGGCGCTGGGCAATGTCGTCGCACAGATGATCGCCTGCGGGGATCTCGCTTCGCTGGACGACGGGAGGGATTTGATCGGAAGATCTTTCGAAATCGGTGAATTCACGCCGCGCGACACCGCGCTTTGGGACGATAAAGCGGCGAAGTTCGACAAAGTCCTCTCTGCCTCATGA